From one Bordetella genomosp. 9 genomic stretch:
- a CDS encoding Smr/MutS family protein: MRDSKAGFGDLKRLHEQAQAQARTLRQQAEAAAAQAARAAAARESAQTAGSAATRTAAPPSDPADDLRAFRKAMGAVTPLRAEARVVHAHRPAPDDIPVQRRAAALGETAARADAGVSDGGVTHLLSENGTAYVRADAAPDTARKLRRGEWQAGAELDLHGLRVEQARHAVLSFVDECLEHGIRCVRVVHGKGYGSEGLNPVLKDKARTWLAQKPEVIAFSEAPPREGGSGALLVLLRQMEEARR; the protein is encoded by the coding sequence ATGCGGGACAGTAAAGCGGGTTTCGGCGACCTGAAGCGCCTGCACGAGCAGGCGCAGGCGCAGGCGCGCACGCTGCGGCAACAGGCGGAGGCTGCGGCCGCGCAGGCGGCGCGTGCCGCCGCCGCGCGCGAATCCGCCCAGACGGCAGGTTCCGCGGCCACGCGGACCGCCGCGCCGCCATCCGATCCCGCCGACGACCTGCGCGCCTTCCGCAAGGCCATGGGCGCGGTCACGCCGCTGCGCGCCGAAGCGCGGGTGGTGCATGCGCACCGGCCGGCTCCCGACGACATCCCCGTCCAACGCCGCGCCGCCGCCCTGGGCGAAACGGCCGCCCGTGCGGATGCCGGCGTTTCCGATGGCGGCGTCACGCATCTGCTTTCAGAGAACGGCACCGCCTACGTGCGCGCCGACGCCGCGCCGGATACCGCGCGCAAGCTGCGGCGCGGCGAATGGCAGGCCGGCGCGGAACTGGACCTGCACGGCCTGCGCGTGGAGCAGGCGCGCCACGCGGTGCTGTCCTTCGTCGACGAATGCCTCGAGCACGGCATACGCTGCGTGCGTGTCGTGCACGGCAAGGGCTACGGTTCCGAAGGCCTGAATCCCGTGCTCAAGGACAAGGCGCGGACCTGGCTGGCGCAGAAGCCGGAAGTCATCGCCTTTTCCGAAGCCCCGCCGCGCGAAGGCGGCTCGGGCGCGCTGCTGGTGCTGCTGCGGCAGATGGAAGAAGCCCGGCGGTAA
- a CDS encoding Bug family tripartite tricarboxylate transporter substrate binding protein: MLHTALFGGRHGARLLALAAIMFTAVGLRPAAAEDWNPTRPIRLLVPYGPGGSSDVIARAVAVEMSRDLGQQVVVENKGGGQGSIATMEAARARPDGYTLILGHVGTLAVNPAMMRNLPYDPVKDFAPIILLAKLPMVFALNARVPADDLQSFVALAKAKPGTLNYGSAGNGSAGHLAFEMLKTATGIDVVHVPYKGTGAQLQDLLAGNIDAASAGLPGLLPQAQSGRVKLIAVGSARRLDAIPNVPTVAESGYPGFESSQWFGLLAPAGTPAPVIARLNKAGHAALAAESVRQRLEQDSSEISGAGPEAFAAFIVSEEKRWGEVVRKANVHAE; the protein is encoded by the coding sequence ATGTTGCATACCGCCCTTTTCGGCGGCAGGCATGGCGCCCGCCTGCTCGCCCTGGCCGCCATCATGTTCACGGCCGTGGGCCTGCGCCCCGCGGCCGCCGAGGACTGGAACCCCACCCGCCCCATCCGCCTGCTGGTGCCTTACGGGCCCGGCGGCAGTTCGGACGTCATCGCGCGTGCCGTGGCCGTCGAAATGTCGCGCGACCTGGGCCAGCAGGTGGTCGTGGAAAACAAAGGCGGCGGCCAGGGCAGCATCGCCACGATGGAAGCCGCGCGCGCCCGTCCCGACGGCTACACCCTGATCCTCGGCCACGTCGGCACCCTGGCCGTCAATCCGGCGATGATGCGCAACCTGCCCTACGATCCGGTCAAGGATTTCGCGCCCATCATCCTGCTGGCCAAGCTGCCCATGGTCTTCGCCCTGAACGCGCGCGTGCCGGCCGATGACCTGCAATCCTTCGTGGCCCTGGCCAAGGCCAAGCCGGGCACGTTGAACTACGGCTCGGCCGGCAACGGCAGCGCGGGGCACCTGGCCTTCGAAATGCTGAAGACCGCCACCGGCATCGACGTCGTGCACGTTCCCTACAAGGGCACGGGCGCACAATTGCAGGATCTGCTGGCCGGCAATATCGACGCGGCATCGGCGGGGCTGCCAGGCTTGCTGCCGCAGGCCCAGAGCGGTCGGGTAAAGCTGATCGCGGTGGGTTCGGCGCGCCGCCTGGACGCCATTCCGAACGTGCCCACGGTCGCGGAATCGGGCTATCCCGGCTTTGAAAGCTCGCAATGGTTCGGCCTGCTGGCGCCCGCCGGCACGCCGGCGCCGGTCATCGCGCGGCTGAACAAGGCCGGCCATGCCGCGCTGGCGGCGGAGTCGGTGCGCCAACGGCTGGAGCAGGATTCCAGCGAGATCTCCGGCGCCGGTCCCGAGGCCTTCGCGGCGTTCATCGTGTCGGAAGAAAAACGCTGGGGCGAGGTGGTGCGCAAGGCGAACGTGCACGCCGAATAA
- the trxB gene encoding thioredoxin-disulfide reductase, whose protein sequence is MTTSKHAQLLILGSGPAGYTAAVYAARANLKPVLVTGLAQGGQLMTTTEVDNWPADAQGVQGPELMQRFQQHAERFNTEIVFDHIASVDLTQRPFTLTGDTGNVYTCDSLIIATGASAKYLGLPSEQSFMGRGVSGCATCDGFFYKNQDVVVVGGGNTAVEEALYLSNICRTVTMIHRRDKFRAEPILVDRLMDKVENGNMKLKLFSELEEVLGDDSGVTGVRIRSNKTGQTEDLAATGAFIAIGHHPNTDIFQGKLDMKDGYIVTKSGLSGMATMTSVPGVFAAGDVQDHVYRQAITSAATGCMAALDAQRWLENAGQ, encoded by the coding sequence ATGACTACTTCCAAACATGCCCAACTGCTGATTCTCGGCTCCGGTCCGGCCGGCTATACCGCGGCGGTCTATGCCGCGCGCGCCAACCTGAAGCCCGTCCTGGTCACCGGCCTGGCGCAGGGCGGCCAGCTGATGACGACCACCGAGGTCGACAATTGGCCCGCCGACGCGCAAGGGGTGCAGGGCCCGGAATTGATGCAGCGGTTCCAGCAGCACGCCGAACGTTTTAACACTGAAATCGTGTTCGACCACATCGCGAGCGTGGATTTGACGCAACGCCCCTTTACGCTCACGGGCGATACGGGCAACGTCTACACCTGCGATTCGCTGATCATCGCCACCGGCGCCTCCGCGAAATACCTGGGCCTGCCCAGCGAGCAGTCCTTCATGGGCCGCGGCGTGTCCGGCTGCGCCACCTGCGACGGGTTCTTCTACAAGAACCAGGACGTGGTGGTGGTGGGCGGCGGCAACACCGCCGTCGAAGAAGCGCTGTACCTGTCGAATATCTGCCGCACCGTCACCATGATCCATCGCCGCGACAAGTTCCGCGCCGAGCCCATCCTGGTGGACCGCCTGATGGACAAGGTCGAAAACGGCAACATGAAGCTGAAGCTGTTTTCCGAGCTGGAAGAAGTCCTGGGCGACGACAGCGGCGTCACCGGCGTGCGCATCCGCAGCAACAAGACCGGCCAGACGGAAGACCTGGCGGCGACCGGCGCGTTCATCGCCATCGGCCACCATCCGAATACGGATATCTTCCAGGGCAAGCTGGACATGAAGGACGGCTACATCGTCACCAAGAGCGGCTTGTCCGGCATGGCGACGATGACGTCGGTGCCGGGCGTGTTCGCCGCCGGCGACGTGCAGGACCATGTCTATCGCCAGGCGATCACCAGCGCGGCCACCGGCTGCATGGCGGCCCTGGACGCACAGCGGTGGCTGGAGAATGCGGGACAGTAA
- a CDS encoding DNA translocase FtsK, producing MPRISTASPRASRNTRNGPSPLQTRISSLLREARWILFAAMAAWLTLVLATWSSADPGWSHSVPAGVVHNKGGTLGAYLADILLYLFGFSAWWWVILLLHRVRAGYRRLAGHLRTPAANAELPRVRWEQGVGFGMLLIGSMGLEALRLYSLGTHLPGSADGGSGAGGVIGHTLAQQLSSAIGFTGGTLVFLVLVAIGLSLFFSFSWLAIAERVGGSIEGLLRRARASVDARQDRKLGEVAQAERTEQVVAKQEKLVHEQPVRIEPAITVVPKSDRVQREKQQTLFAPPEGEGDLPTISLLDPPPVMQETVSAETIEFTSRLIEKKLADFGVSVVVVAAQAGPVITRYEIEPATGVKGSQVVNLAKDLARALSLVSIRVVETIPGKNLMGLELPNPRRQMVKLSEILGSQTYHASASTVTMALGKDIAGNPVVADLAKMPHLLVAGTTGSGKSVGINAMILSLLYKADAAQTRLILIDPKMLEMSVYEGIPHLLAPVVTDMRHAANALNWCVAEMEKRYRLMSKMGVRNLAGFNTKIRDAIKREEPIPNPFSLTPDQPEPLQPLPTIVVVIDELADLMMVVGKKIEELIARLAQKARAAGIHLILATQRPSVDVITGLIKANIPTRIAFQVSSKIDSRTILDQMGAETLLGQGDMLYMPPGTGLPVRVHGAFVSDDEVHRVVEHLKSQGEPNYVEGLLEGGVEGETGDGVGSVTGFTDSESDPMYDQACEVVLKHRRASISLVQRHLRIGYNRAARLLEQMEQSGMVSAMQSNGNREILVPAAAREEA from the coding sequence ATGCCGCGTATTTCAACCGCTTCTCCGCGCGCTTCGCGCAACACGCGCAATGGCCCGTCGCCGTTGCAAACCCGTATTTCCTCCCTGCTGCGCGAGGCGCGGTGGATACTTTTCGCCGCCATGGCCGCGTGGCTGACCCTGGTGCTGGCCACCTGGAGCTCCGCCGATCCCGGCTGGTCGCATTCCGTGCCCGCGGGCGTGGTGCACAACAAGGGCGGCACGCTGGGCGCCTACCTGGCTGACATCCTGCTGTACCTGTTCGGTTTTTCCGCCTGGTGGTGGGTGATCCTGCTGCTGCACCGCGTGCGGGCCGGCTACCGCCGGCTGGCCGGCCATCTGCGCACCCCGGCCGCCAATGCCGAACTGCCGCGCGTGCGCTGGGAGCAGGGCGTGGGTTTCGGCATGCTGCTGATCGGCTCCATGGGGCTGGAAGCGCTGCGCCTGTATTCCTTGGGGACGCATCTGCCCGGCAGCGCGGACGGCGGCAGCGGCGCCGGCGGCGTAATCGGCCATACGCTGGCGCAACAACTGTCCAGCGCCATCGGTTTTACCGGTGGGACACTGGTCTTCCTGGTGCTGGTCGCCATCGGGCTCAGCCTGTTCTTTTCCTTTTCGTGGCTGGCCATCGCCGAACGGGTCGGTGGCTCCATCGAAGGACTGCTGCGGCGCGCCCGCGCTTCCGTCGATGCGCGCCAGGACCGCAAGCTGGGCGAAGTCGCGCAGGCGGAGCGTACCGAACAGGTCGTGGCCAAGCAGGAAAAACTGGTGCACGAGCAACCCGTGCGCATCGAGCCGGCCATTACCGTGGTGCCCAAGTCCGACCGTGTCCAGCGCGAAAAACAGCAGACGCTGTTCGCCCCGCCGGAAGGCGAAGGCGACCTGCCCACGATCAGCCTGCTGGATCCGCCTCCGGTCATGCAGGAAACCGTGTCGGCCGAGACCATCGAATTCACCTCGCGCCTGATCGAGAAAAAGCTCGCCGATTTCGGCGTCAGCGTGGTCGTGGTGGCGGCGCAGGCGGGGCCGGTCATCACGCGTTATGAAATCGAGCCGGCCACCGGCGTGAAGGGCAGCCAGGTGGTGAACCTGGCCAAGGACCTCGCGCGCGCGCTCAGCCTGGTCAGCATCCGCGTGGTCGAAACCATACCGGGCAAGAACCTGATGGGGCTGGAACTGCCCAATCCGCGCCGGCAGATGGTGAAGCTGTCGGAAATCCTCGGCTCGCAGACGTATCACGCCAGCGCGTCCACCGTGACGATGGCCCTGGGCAAGGATATCGCCGGCAATCCCGTCGTCGCCGACCTGGCCAAGATGCCGCACCTGCTGGTCGCCGGTACCACCGGCTCGGGCAAGTCGGTGGGGATCAATGCCATGATCCTGTCGCTGCTCTACAAGGCCGACGCGGCGCAGACGCGGCTGATCCTGATCGACCCCAAGATGCTGGAAATGAGCGTCTACGAAGGCATCCCGCACCTGCTGGCGCCGGTGGTGACCGACATGCGCCATGCCGCCAACGCGCTGAACTGGTGCGTGGCCGAAATGGAAAAGCGCTACCGCCTGATGAGCAAGATGGGCGTGCGCAATCTGGCCGGCTTCAACACCAAGATCCGCGACGCCATCAAGCGCGAAGAGCCCATCCCCAATCCGTTCTCGCTGACGCCCGACCAGCCCGAGCCGCTGCAGCCGCTGCCGACCATCGTGGTGGTGATCGACGAGCTGGCCGACCTGATGATGGTGGTGGGCAAGAAGATCGAGGAACTGATCGCGCGCCTGGCGCAGAAGGCGCGCGCCGCCGGCATCCACCTGATCCTGGCCACGCAGCGTCCCAGCGTGGACGTCATCACCGGCCTGATCAAGGCCAATATCCCCACGCGCATCGCTTTCCAGGTGTCTTCCAAGATCGACTCGCGCACCATCCTCGACCAGATGGGCGCGGAAACCCTGCTGGGCCAGGGCGACATGCTGTACATGCCGCCGGGCACGGGCTTGCCGGTGCGCGTGCACGGCGCCTTCGTGTCCGATGACGAAGTGCATCGCGTGGTCGAGCATCTGAAGTCGCAGGGCGAACCCAACTACGTCGAAGGCCTGCTGGAAGGCGGCGTGGAGGGGGAAACCGGCGATGGCGTCGGCAGCGTGACGGGCTTTACCGACAGCGAGTCCGATCCCATGTACGACCAGGCCTGCGAAGTGGTGCTGAAGCATCGCCGCGCGTCGATCTCGCTGGTGCAGCGGCACTTGCGCATCGGCTACAACCGCGCGGCGCGCCTGCTCGAGCAGATGGAGCAGTCGGGCATGGTGTCCGCGATGCAATCCAACGGCAACCGCGAAATTCTGGTCCCCGCCGCCGCGCGGGAGGAAGCTTGA